The following are encoded together in the Lathyrus oleraceus cultivar Zhongwan6 chromosome 3, CAAS_Psat_ZW6_1.0, whole genome shotgun sequence genome:
- the LOC127130700 gene encoding uncharacterized protein LOC127130700 produces the protein MACTKVQKVQFDTHMISEEAEDKWENARQRLKVVEDVRSKKEIEFLKLKHGNMTVAEYVAKFEEMLKFCPHYNGATVEGSKCIKFENGLCPEIKQGIQYQEICRFHTLGNKCRIYDEDSRVCSAHYKSLSENKRKNQYRGKLYNAPTEKGKQKALDEKRTSGGESHLYQVL, from the exons ATGGCTTGCACTAAAGTTCAAAAGGTGCAGTTCGATACTCATATGATATCAGAGGAGGCTGAAGACAAGTGGGAGAATGCACGTCAGAGACTAAAGGTTGTTG AGGACGTGCGCAGTAAAAAGGAGATCGAGTTCCTCAAGCTAAAGCATGGAAATATGACAGTTGCTGAGTATGTTGCTAAGTTCGAAGAGATGTTGAAGTTTTGTCCACACTACAATGGTGCGACTGTTGAGGGGTCGAAGTGtatcaagtttgaaaatggattgtGTCCTGAGATCAAGCAAGGCATTCAATATCAGGAGATTTGTCGATTCCATACGCTGGGGAATAAATGTAGGATATATGATGAGGATAGCAGGGTCTGTTCTGCTCACTATAAGAGCCTTAGTGAGAATAAAAGGAAGAATCAGTATCGTGGAAAATTGTATAATGCTCCAACTGAAAAAGGGAAGCAGAAGGCTTTAGATGAGAAAAGAACAAGTGGGGGAGAGTCTCACTTATATCAAGTGCTTTAA